The Nitrospiraceae bacterium genome includes a window with the following:
- a CDS encoding SDR family oxidoreductase produces MANLTGKVAIVTGASGGMGRAIAMRLARDGAAVVVHFHGRARQAEVVAAAIRETGGTAVTIHADMSLVVHARRLIADTVKRLGRLDILINNAGKFSPKSFAETTEADFDALIGLHAKGPYFAMQEAARLLADHGRIVNISTAGTQMNFHGASAYLASKRALEQLTKGIAQELAPRGITVNAVAPGITDTGVLTETYRQIGTQRSPMQRVGQPAEIADVVAFLVSEDARWITGQTIQVGGGIVM; encoded by the coding sequence ATGGCGAACTTGACCGGCAAGGTAGCGATCGTGACGGGGGCGTCGGGCGGCATGGGACGCGCCATCGCGATGCGTTTGGCTCGTGACGGGGCCGCAGTCGTCGTGCATTTCCACGGTCGGGCGCGGCAGGCAGAAGTGGTGGCCGCCGCCATCCGTGAGACCGGCGGGACCGCCGTCACGATCCATGCGGACATGAGCCTGGTCGTGCACGCCCGCCGTTTGATCGCCGATACGGTGAAGCGTCTCGGGCGCCTCGATATACTCATCAACAACGCCGGCAAGTTCTCGCCGAAATCGTTTGCCGAAACCACGGAGGCGGATTTCGACGCGTTGATCGGGCTGCATGCGAAGGGGCCCTACTTTGCCATGCAGGAAGCGGCACGGCTGCTCGCGGACCATGGCCGGATCGTGAACATCTCCACCGCGGGGACCCAAATGAATTTTCACGGCGCCAGCGCCTACCTGGCAAGCAAGCGGGCCCTCGAACAGTTGACCAAAGGAATTGCACAGGAACTGGCGCCGCGCGGCATCACGGTGAATGCCGTGGCTCCGGGTATCACCGACACGGGCGTCCTGACCGAGACCTACAGACAGATCGGGACGCAACGTTCGCCGATGCAGCGGGTCGGCCAGCCGGCCGAGATTGCGGATGTGGTCGCCTTTCTGGTGAGTGAAGACGCGAGATGGATCACGGGGCAAACAATTCAAGTGGGCGGCGGGATCGTCATGTGA
- a CDS encoding Na+/H+ antiporter, whose product MDSLHQLEVIILLLAVVLALTTLARRILLPYPILLVIGGLVLALVPGVPTVSLNPDLIFLVFLPPILWAAAYFTSLRDFRDNIRPISLLAVGLVLATTAAVALVAHALLGFGWPEAIVLGAIVSPPDAVSATAIGKRLNMPRRIVTILEGESLVNDATALVLYRAAVAAVVGGIVILQETLLQFLYAAVAGTLVGLLVGLATRLALRFIRDSFTEIGVTLLAPYVAWVLGESIHASAVLACVAGGLYLRQNFSREVAPSTRIQGRAVWDLLVFLLNGVIFILIGLQLRALQAAVPADRLKPLMLGGALISATAILVRLGWVPLTATLPRCLSRTLRARDPLPPWSHLFLVGWTGMRGIVTLAAAMALPVSTGAGAPFPFRSEIILLSFAVILSTLVLQGLTLAPLIRRLGVSEGLDGEREEMHARRHAAGAALSRLEELTKEAWPKPDHVEQLRLHYGRRLRRFAPDTDVDPECKAETGAALLQLKETILATERAALIRLRDDGTISDEILHRLEQELDIEAIRLGFGERRVPV is encoded by the coding sequence ATGGATAGCCTGCATCAGCTTGAAGTCATCATCCTGCTGCTGGCCGTTGTGTTGGCGCTGACGACGCTCGCGCGGCGAATTTTGCTGCCCTATCCGATCCTGCTCGTCATCGGCGGGCTTGTGTTGGCCCTGGTTCCTGGGGTGCCGACCGTCTCGCTGAATCCTGATTTGATCTTCCTGGTGTTCCTGCCCCCGATCTTGTGGGCGGCCGCCTACTTCACGTCCCTGCGGGATTTTCGCGACAACATTCGTCCGATCTCGCTCCTGGCGGTCGGTCTGGTCTTGGCGACGACGGCGGCGGTGGCTCTCGTCGCGCATGCCCTTCTCGGGTTTGGATGGCCCGAAGCGATCGTACTCGGTGCCATTGTGTCTCCGCCGGATGCCGTCTCCGCCACGGCCATCGGCAAACGGCTGAATATGCCGCGGCGCATCGTGACCATCTTGGAGGGCGAAAGTCTTGTGAACGATGCCACGGCCCTGGTGCTCTATCGGGCCGCCGTGGCGGCCGTCGTCGGCGGGATCGTTATTCTCCAGGAGACGCTCCTGCAATTCCTCTATGCCGCTGTGGCCGGCACCTTAGTCGGACTTCTGGTGGGTCTGGCGACCCGATTGGCTCTGCGGTTCATCAGGGATAGTTTCACCGAGATCGGGGTGACCTTGCTGGCTCCTTACGTAGCGTGGGTGCTCGGAGAATCGATTCATGCCTCGGCCGTGTTGGCTTGTGTGGCGGGTGGACTGTATCTGCGGCAGAACTTCAGCCGAGAGGTGGCCCCCTCGACCAGGATCCAGGGCCGCGCCGTGTGGGATCTCCTGGTGTTTCTGTTGAACGGTGTCATCTTCATCTTGATCGGGCTCCAACTCAGGGCCTTGCAGGCCGCCGTTCCAGCCGATCGACTGAAGCCGTTGATGCTTGGCGGGGCGCTGATCAGCGCGACCGCCATTCTGGTTCGGTTGGGCTGGGTCCCGTTGACCGCGACGCTGCCTCGCTGCCTCAGTCGGACTCTCCGCGCACGAGATCCCTTGCCCCCCTGGTCGCATCTCTTTCTGGTCGGCTGGACGGGCATGAGGGGCATCGTGACGCTGGCGGCGGCCATGGCCTTGCCGGTCTCCACCGGTGCGGGCGCCCCGTTTCCCTTTCGCTCCGAGATCATTCTGCTGAGCTTCGCCGTGATCCTGTCCACGTTGGTGCTGCAGGGACTGACCTTGGCCCCGCTGATTCGGCGCTTGGGAGTGTCGGAAGGATTGGATGGGGAGCGGGAAGAAATGCATGCGCGCCGACATGCGGCCGGGGCTGCCTTGTCCAGATTGGAGGAGTTGACGAAAGAGGCCTGGCCGAAGCCCGACCATGTCGAACAGTTGCGATTGCACTACGGACGGCGCCTGCGGCGATTTGCGCCGGACACCGACGTCGATCCCGAATGCAAAGCGGAGACAGGCGCGGCATTGCTTCAACTCAAAGAAACGATCCTGGCGACCGAACGAGCCGCCTTGATTCGACTCCGGGACGATGGCACGATCAGCGACGAAATCCTCCACCGGCTGGAACAGGAGTTGGATATTGAGGCGATTCGACTAGGTTTTGGAGAACGCCGGGTTCCAGTCTAA
- a CDS encoding efflux RND transporter periplasmic adaptor subunit: MARIVFAGLIMIGLFGCKGEAGAPPVPPLPEVQIVEATLQSVPDEPEFIGQAEASSVVEIRSQVTGIIKQRLFSEGRDVKKGDRLYEIDPVPFKAAEISAKARVAQAEARLVQAKQNLARVKPLLVEDAVSQKDVDDAIAEDLAAKAALEAARGDLVKARFDLDNTIILAPVDGLIERTRIYQGRLVTAQTDLLTVIHQVDPMYVIVSAPESFLLKRRRDILSQRIQHPGIYSLTGTIIFVDKTTYPHKGVLDFADVSLRTETGSRQARVVFPNPDRILLPGQFVTVRFHGVSKPHAILVPQRAVQQGAKGAVVYVVAQGDKVEVRDVKATDWQGDRWLIEEGLQPGERVMVDGFQRVMPGAQVKPVAIAEAEAAPRPVTTGTDGAR, from the coding sequence ATGGCGAGAATCGTCTTCGCAGGTCTGATTATGATCGGCCTCTTCGGATGCAAGGGCGAAGCAGGCGCCCCGCCGGTCCCTCCGCTGCCCGAAGTACAGATCGTCGAGGCAACCCTCCAGTCCGTCCCGGACGAGCCGGAGTTCATCGGCCAAGCGGAAGCCTCGAGCGTCGTCGAGATCCGTTCGCAAGTCACCGGCATCATCAAACAGCGATTGTTTTCCGAAGGACGCGACGTCAAGAAAGGCGATCGCCTCTACGAAATCGATCCGGTCCCGTTCAAGGCGGCCGAAATCAGCGCCAAGGCGCGGGTGGCGCAGGCGGAAGCGCGGCTTGTCCAAGCGAAACAGAACCTGGCTCGAGTCAAGCCGCTGTTGGTTGAAGATGCCGTCAGCCAAAAGGACGTGGATGACGCGATCGCGGAGGATCTCGCCGCCAAGGCCGCCTTGGAAGCCGCGCGTGGAGACCTGGTCAAAGCCCGATTCGATCTCGACAATACGATCATCCTGGCGCCGGTCGATGGGCTGATCGAACGGACCCGCATCTATCAAGGACGGCTGGTCACGGCCCAGACGGATCTGTTGACCGTCATCCATCAAGTCGACCCCATGTATGTCATCGTCAGCGCCCCGGAGAGCTTTCTGCTCAAGCGACGGCGCGACATTCTCTCTCAACGGATCCAGCATCCCGGTATCTATAGTTTGACCGGCACGATTATTTTCGTCGACAAGACGACGTATCCCCACAAGGGCGTGTTGGATTTTGCCGACGTCAGTCTCCGGACCGAGACTGGTTCCCGGCAGGCGCGCGTGGTCTTCCCGAACCCCGACCGGATCCTGTTGCCGGGCCAGTTTGTGACGGTGCGCTTCCACGGGGTCTCGAAACCCCACGCCATCCTCGTGCCGCAGCGCGCCGTGCAACAGGGGGCAAAGGGGGCCGTGGTCTATGTCGTGGCCCAGGGCGACAAGGTTGAGGTGCGCGATGTGAAAGCGACCGATTGGCAAGGGGATCGCTGGCTCATCGAGGAGGGCCTGCAGCCTGGTGAGCGGGTCATGGTGGACGGGTTCCAACGGGTCATGCCCGGAGCGCAGGTAAAGCCGGTGGCGATTGCCGAAGCGGAAGCGGCTCCTCGGCCGGTGACCACCGGTACGGACGGGGCCCGATGA
- a CDS encoding MBL fold metallo-hydrolase, whose product MLPNKSMCFLLFLLCLSVQGPALSAEPLRPDNEVIGLSEGVYLFRHQFHQSIFVITPEGVIVTDPIAPEAAAWLKSEIAKLTDRPVRYVVYSHHHHDHISGGRVFADTARFVSHAAARQQLLKEPDPEIPLPDLTFLDRMFIDLGGKRLELIYTGRNHSDNSLVVLLPQDRLLFAVDFIPVETVAYRTMRSDYPDEWIESLKRVERLDFDTLVPGHGKVGRKEHVKMFRGYLEDLTAAVREALNQGLSLEDTKQTVRLPKYEQWQRYADWFPENVEGVYRYFSQSKAHP is encoded by the coding sequence ATGTTGCCCAACAAATCGATGTGCTTCTTGCTGTTCCTCCTGTGCCTCTCCGTCCAAGGACCGGCCCTTTCAGCCGAGCCGTTACGGCCGGACAACGAAGTGATCGGCCTGAGCGAGGGCGTGTACCTGTTTCGTCATCAGTTCCATCAGTCCATCTTCGTGATCACCCCGGAGGGGGTCATCGTCACTGACCCGATTGCTCCGGAGGCTGCGGCTTGGCTCAAAAGCGAGATCGCCAAACTCACCGACCGACCGGTGCGGTATGTCGTCTATAGCCACCATCATCACGATCATATTTCGGGGGGACGGGTCTTTGCCGACACGGCCCGTTTCGTGAGCCATGCGGCAGCGCGGCAGCAGTTGTTGAAAGAACCGGATCCGGAAATCCCGCTGCCGGACCTCACGTTCCTCGACCGGATGTTCATCGACCTGGGCGGGAAACGCCTCGAGCTGATCTATACGGGGAGGAATCATTCGGATAACAGCCTGGTCGTCTTGTTGCCTCAGGACAGACTGCTCTTCGCCGTCGATTTCATCCCCGTCGAAACGGTCGCCTATCGAACGATGCGGAGCGACTATCCCGACGAGTGGATCGAGTCGCTCAAACGAGTTGAACGACTGGACTTCGATACGCTGGTTCCGGGGCATGGGAAAGTCGGCAGAAAGGAACATGTGAAGATGTTTCGGGGCTATCTCGAGGATCTCACCGCGGCGGTGCGGGAGGCGTTGAATCAGGGCTTGAGCCTGGAAGACACGAAGCAAACCGTTCGGCTTCCCAAGTATGAACAGTGGCAGCGCTACGCCGACTGGTTCCCGGAAAATGTCGAAGGCGTCTATCGGTATTTCTCGCAAAGCAAGGCCCACCCCTAG
- a CDS encoding nitroreductase family protein codes for MEKPAETESPIHDLLRRRWSPRAYAERMVEPDKVRSLLEAARWAPSSNNEQPWSIVLATKEDAEGYARLLNCLKEGNRKWAFRAPILMLSVARLNFEDEGTPNRHALHDTGMAILSLALQATALGLIAHQMAGFDIERARVELRIPAGHEPVAMIAVGYPGEPDVLPDYLKQREVAPRERKSVGDFAYRAVWGQPLSPSRS; via the coding sequence ATGGAGAAACCGGCTGAGACAGAGTCCCCGATTCATGACCTCTTACGGCGACGCTGGAGTCCCCGCGCCTATGCGGAACGAATGGTAGAACCGGACAAAGTGCGAAGCCTGTTGGAAGCGGCGCGTTGGGCCCCATCCTCAAACAACGAGCAGCCCTGGTCGATCGTCTTGGCGACCAAGGAGGATGCCGAGGGGTATGCCCGGTTGTTGAATTGCCTGAAGGAAGGCAATAGGAAATGGGCATTCCGGGCGCCGATCCTGATGCTCTCGGTCGCGCGTCTCAATTTCGAAGACGAAGGGACGCCGAACCGGCACGCCCTTCACGACACGGGTATGGCTATCCTGAGCTTGGCCTTGCAAGCGACGGCGCTTGGGCTGATCGCGCACCAAATGGCCGGCTTCGACATCGAGCGGGCGCGGGTGGAGCTCAGGATTCCAGCGGGTCACGAGCCGGTCGCTATGATCGCGGTGGGATATCCGGGAGAGCCGGATGTACTCCCAGACTACCTCAAGCAACGTGAAGTGGCTCCTCGCGAGCGCAAGTCGGTCGGCGACTTCGCCTACCGCGCAGTCTGGGGTCAGCCGCTTTCGCCTTCGCGATCGTAA
- a CDS encoding multidrug efflux RND transporter permease subunit: MNLSLFIDRPIFASVLSIVIVVIGLVAMQALPVAQFPQITPPTVQIEADYPGASAEVVAESVARPIELQLPGIDNLLYFDSTSTNDGHMTIRLTFEIGTNVDIAQVQTQNRQKLAEPQLPPEVVRQGVTVKKMSPDLLAVMVLQSNDPQQDAFFLANFATLRILDNIKRLPGVGDALVYGQQNYSMRLILDPVRMAQLSLTPTDIANVVREQNRDFPAGTIGREPMPIGTELTLPLITEGRMSDVKEFEELIVRALPNGSMVRLKDVARVELGAQSYVLEGRYNRKPTALLLTFLSPGANALDTVRHIRNEMEKLSAVFPQGVTYDIPYDTTRFVEVSIKEVVKTLVEAMVLVVLVVFLFLQSWRATLIPAVAVPVSLIGTFAGMAALGFSINTLTLFGLVLAIGIVVDDAIVVVENVERHMEAGLSSRAAAKKAMGEVAGPVIAIVLVLCAVFVPVGFLGGITGQLYKQFAITIAVSVAISGFVALTLSPALCALLLKPSHGARRGFFGLFNRFFEWTQHRYAAGVGIMLQHSVLSLVIVGVLLAVTVQLFRTIPVAFLPDEDQGYFITVVQLPDGASKKRTDAVLDRVEQYYHTIPAIYGTQTLSGQNFVFNTRGTNTATMFTPLKGWEERKGPQQHAKRLIAGAFQEFGKIPGALVLAFNAPSIRGLGATGGFSVQLQDPSGGDFKKFGAVAQEFVAKARQDPAIGTVGTSFRVSAPRVHAKINRERAKALGVPISEVFDTLQAFFGNLYINDFVKFGRVYRVQTEAEPQYRSSPADIGKIYVRASNGQGPAMIPLDTVVTTSYSSGPDPVTHFNGFNTALVLGSAAPGYSSGQALDALERAAQEVLVPRGFDIDWSGISYQERKAGSQSILAFGFGLLMVFLVLAAQYESWSIPFAVILAVPFGIFGALCAVWLSAMANDIYFQIGLVTLIGLAAKNAILIVEFANQQYAQGLSLYEAALEAARLRFRPILMTSLAFILGVVPLVTASGAGAASRHSIGMGVFGGMLAATFLAICFVPLFFVLIRKFSRRNEAPVSETGH, encoded by the coding sequence ATGAACCTCAGCCTCTTCATCGACCGTCCCATCTTTGCCTCTGTCCTCTCCATCGTCATCGTTGTCATTGGGCTGGTCGCCATGCAGGCCCTCCCGGTCGCTCAATTCCCTCAGATCACCCCGCCGACGGTGCAGATCGAGGCCGATTACCCCGGCGCCAGCGCCGAAGTCGTCGCGGAGTCCGTAGCCCGCCCCATCGAGTTGCAACTTCCCGGCATCGATAACCTTCTGTATTTCGACAGCACGAGTACGAACGATGGTCATATGACCATCAGGCTGACGTTCGAGATCGGTACGAACGTCGACATCGCGCAGGTCCAAACACAGAATCGCCAAAAGCTGGCTGAGCCGCAACTTCCGCCGGAAGTCGTTCGCCAGGGGGTCACGGTGAAAAAGATGTCGCCGGATCTCTTGGCCGTCATGGTGCTGCAATCCAACGATCCGCAGCAGGATGCCTTCTTTCTCGCCAACTTCGCCACCCTGCGCATTCTCGACAACATCAAGCGGCTCCCGGGGGTGGGGGACGCATTGGTCTATGGCCAGCAGAATTACAGCATGCGGCTGATCCTCGACCCGGTGCGGATGGCTCAATTGAGTCTCACGCCCACCGACATCGCCAATGTGGTCCGCGAGCAGAATCGGGATTTCCCCGCCGGCACCATCGGCCGCGAGCCGATGCCGATCGGCACCGAACTCACCCTCCCGCTCATTACCGAAGGACGGATGTCGGATGTGAAGGAGTTTGAAGAACTGATCGTCCGGGCCTTGCCGAATGGGTCGATGGTCCGACTCAAGGATGTGGCGCGGGTCGAGCTCGGAGCTCAATCCTACGTGCTTGAGGGCCGCTACAATCGCAAGCCCACCGCATTGCTGCTCACCTTTCTTTCTCCCGGCGCCAACGCGCTGGATACCGTCCGGCATATTCGCAACGAGATGGAAAAACTGTCGGCCGTCTTCCCCCAGGGGGTCACCTACGACATTCCTTACGATACGACCCGGTTCGTCGAAGTGTCGATCAAGGAGGTCGTCAAGACTTTGGTTGAAGCGATGGTGTTGGTTGTGCTGGTGGTCTTCCTCTTTCTGCAAAGCTGGCGGGCGACCCTGATTCCCGCAGTGGCGGTTCCGGTTTCCCTGATCGGAACGTTTGCGGGGATGGCTGCGCTGGGGTTCTCGATCAACACCTTGACCCTGTTCGGTCTGGTTCTCGCCATCGGCATCGTGGTCGACGACGCCATCGTGGTGGTCGAGAACGTCGAGCGCCACATGGAAGCCGGATTGTCCTCCAGGGCGGCGGCCAAGAAAGCCATGGGAGAGGTGGCGGGACCCGTCATTGCCATCGTCTTGGTGCTCTGCGCGGTGTTCGTCCCGGTGGGATTCTTGGGAGGCATCACCGGTCAGCTCTACAAGCAGTTCGCCATCACCATCGCCGTCTCGGTGGCCATCTCCGGATTCGTCGCACTGACCCTCAGTCCGGCCCTCTGCGCGCTGCTTCTCAAGCCAAGCCACGGAGCGCGGCGGGGATTCTTCGGCCTCTTCAACCGGTTCTTCGAGTGGACGCAACATCGATACGCCGCCGGCGTGGGGATCATGCTCCAGCACAGCGTTTTGTCCTTGGTGATCGTTGGGGTCCTGCTCGCCGTGACGGTTCAATTGTTCCGCACCATCCCGGTCGCGTTTCTCCCGGACGAAGACCAAGGGTACTTCATCACCGTGGTGCAGCTTCCCGACGGGGCATCGAAAAAACGGACGGATGCGGTGTTGGATCGGGTCGAGCAGTACTATCACACGATCCCTGCGATCTATGGGACGCAGACCCTTTCGGGACAGAACTTCGTGTTCAATACGCGGGGCACCAACACGGCGACCATGTTTACACCGCTCAAGGGTTGGGAGGAACGCAAGGGTCCGCAACAACATGCGAAGCGCCTCATCGCGGGCGCGTTCCAGGAGTTCGGAAAGATCCCCGGCGCATTGGTCTTGGCGTTCAACGCTCCTTCGATCCGTGGCTTGGGCGCCACCGGCGGGTTCTCCGTGCAGCTGCAAGATCCGAGCGGCGGAGATTTCAAGAAATTCGGCGCGGTGGCGCAGGAGTTCGTGGCCAAGGCCAGGCAGGATCCGGCGATCGGCACGGTCGGTACGAGTTTTCGCGTCAGCGCTCCGCGTGTCCATGCCAAGATCAACCGGGAGCGGGCCAAGGCCTTGGGTGTGCCGATCTCCGAGGTGTTCGATACGCTCCAGGCGTTTTTCGGCAACCTGTACATCAACGACTTCGTCAAGTTCGGGCGTGTCTACCGGGTGCAAACCGAAGCCGAACCGCAATACCGATCGAGTCCCGCCGATATCGGCAAGATCTATGTGCGGGCTTCCAACGGACAAGGTCCCGCCATGATTCCGCTCGATACGGTCGTCACGACCAGCTATAGCAGCGGTCCTGATCCCGTCACTCACTTCAATGGATTCAACACGGCGCTCGTGCTTGGCTCGGCCGCGCCGGGTTACAGTTCGGGCCAGGCGCTGGACGCCTTGGAGCGCGCCGCGCAGGAGGTCTTGGTCCCGCGCGGGTTCGATATTGATTGGAGCGGCATTTCATACCAGGAACGGAAGGCGGGCAGCCAGTCCATCCTGGCGTTCGGCTTTGGACTCCTGATGGTGTTTTTGGTGCTGGCGGCGCAATACGAGAGTTGGAGCATTCCCTTCGCCGTCATCCTAGCCGTGCCTTTCGGCATATTCGGGGCCTTGTGCGCCGTATGGCTCTCGGCGATGGCGAACGATATCTACTTCCAAATCGGGCTGGTCACGTTGATCGGGCTCGCGGCCAAGAACGCAATTCTGATCGTCGAGTTCGCCAACCAACAATATGCTCAGGGCCTGTCACTGTACGAGGCGGCCCTCGAAGCCGCCCGTCTGCGGTTCCGTCCCATCCTCATGACCTCTTTGGCGTTCATCCTCGGCGTCGTGCCGTTGGTGACCGCTTCGGGGGCCGGAGCGGCCAGTCGGCATTCGATCGGGATGGGGGTCTTCGGCGGTATGCTGGCGGCCACGTTTTTGGCGATTTGTTTCGTTCCATTGTTTTTCGTGCTGATCCGCAAATTCAGTCGGCGGAACGAAGCGCCGGTCTCGGAAACAGGCCACTGA
- a CDS encoding efflux transporter outer membrane subunit, whose translation MFRVAIVLCSGMLLSCAMGPDYSRLDIPTNDNYRMAAEGRDLPSLADMPWWELYRDPELQKLIRISLEENKDLERAVAVVEEYGARLFVARTDFAPKMDAVGNAPLARRGGVRFPGFANPFNYYLQGNLAWELDIWGRIRRSNEAARGDLLAREENRRAIILQLVSGVAQSYFDLRQLDLQLDIAQRTLEAWDESVRISRARHRQGIIHRLDVEQFQAERENAAARIADLRRQIIQKENEVSVLLGRNPGRIARGLSLTEQTMPPVVPAGLPSELLQRRPDIVQAEQELAAATARIGAAKADRFPKISLTGTLGIANPSLSKLFTPGGDFGVVGPGLTGPLLNAQTLGFQQAAAEAQAKQAAAHYKQTILVAFKEVEDALAGVETAREQAAAQDRQVRALQAALHLANLRYKGGLANYLDVLIAQRNLFEAELSLASTRRLHLVSVVQLYKALGGGWSPNEPSAAPPIAEAVEQKSP comes from the coding sequence ATGTTCCGGGTCGCCATCGTGCTCTGCTCGGGTATGTTGCTCTCCTGTGCGATGGGGCCCGACTATTCGCGCCTCGACATTCCCACGAATGACAACTATCGCATGGCCGCTGAGGGCCGGGATCTGCCTTCCCTTGCCGACATGCCCTGGTGGGAACTTTATCGGGACCCCGAACTCCAAAAGCTCATTCGCATCTCGCTGGAGGAAAACAAGGACCTCGAGCGCGCCGTGGCTGTGGTCGAGGAGTACGGAGCCCGCCTGTTCGTGGCTCGAACGGATTTTGCTCCCAAGATGGATGCCGTGGGCAATGCGCCCCTTGCCAGGCGGGGCGGAGTCCGCTTTCCCGGCTTTGCCAATCCCTTCAACTACTACCTGCAAGGAAACCTGGCCTGGGAGTTGGACATCTGGGGACGCATCCGCCGTTCCAATGAGGCCGCACGAGGCGATCTCTTGGCTCGGGAGGAGAACCGGCGCGCGATCATTCTCCAGCTGGTGAGCGGGGTGGCGCAGTCCTACTTCGACCTGCGCCAGCTCGATCTTCAATTGGACATCGCGCAACGTACGCTGGAAGCGTGGGATGAGTCCGTCCGAATCAGTCGGGCGCGCCATCGGCAGGGCATCATCCACAGGCTGGATGTCGAGCAGTTCCAGGCCGAGCGGGAGAATGCCGCAGCGCGGATCGCCGACCTCCGGCGCCAGATCATTCAGAAAGAAAATGAAGTGAGCGTGCTGCTCGGCCGCAATCCCGGCCGCATCGCGCGGGGTCTCTCCCTAACCGAGCAGACGATGCCGCCGGTGGTTCCAGCCGGGCTGCCGTCCGAATTGCTGCAACGACGTCCCGATATCGTCCAGGCGGAACAGGAACTGGCTGCTGCCACCGCTCGTATCGGGGCGGCCAAAGCCGATCGATTTCCCAAGATCTCTCTGACCGGGACGCTGGGCATCGCCAACCCGAGCCTTTCCAAACTCTTCACGCCGGGGGGAGATTTCGGGGTGGTCGGACCAGGACTCACTGGTCCCCTGCTGAACGCCCAAACGCTGGGGTTTCAACAGGCCGCGGCTGAAGCGCAAGCGAAACAGGCGGCCGCCCATTACAAGCAAACGATTTTGGTTGCGTTCAAGGAAGTGGAAGATGCGTTGGCGGGGGTGGAGACTGCGCGCGAACAGGCGGCGGCGCAGGATCGCCAAGTCCGTGCCTTGCAGGCTGCCTTGCACCTGGCGAACCTTCGATACAAAGGCGGTCTCGCCAACTATCTGGACGTCCTGATTGCGCAGCGAAACCTCTTCGAGGCGGAGTTATCGCTGGCCTCGACGAGGCGGCTCCACCTCGTGTCCGTCGTGCAACTCTACAAGGCGCTTGGCGGCGGCTGGTCTCCGAACGAGCCGTCCGCAGCTCCGCCGATTGCCGAGGCCGTTGAACAGAAGAGTCCGTAA